One region of Bartonella alsatica genomic DNA includes:
- a CDS encoding DUF192 domain-containing protein, translated as MLKPFRKGRSVVLTLVFMLEVNIAVARKPVEFPIHPVPLKIQTKQGMISYRVEIAFTQSQAAAGLMYRTDFPRDRAMLFRQQESKQLKEKDTQEFFMWMANTPLPLDMIFLNAEGIIVSIVEKTSPFSTDTISSGVPATFALEVNAGEISEKQIEKGQRVFHPAICGKCEGDAK; from the coding sequence ATGTTAAAGCCTTTTAGAAAAGGGCGTAGTGTTGTATTGACGCTGGTTTTTATGTTAGAAGTAAATATAGCTGTAGCAAGGAAGCCCGTAGAGTTCCCTATTCATCCCGTCCCTTTAAAAATACAGACAAAGCAGGGTATGATCTCTTACAGAGTAGAGATTGCTTTTACGCAGTCTCAGGCAGCTGCTGGTTTAATGTATCGCACTGATTTTCCACGTGATCGCGCAATGCTTTTTAGACAGCAGGAAAGTAAGCAGCTAAAGGAAAAGGATACGCAGGAATTTTTTATGTGGATGGCAAATACACCTTTACCCTTAGATATGATTTTCTTGAATGCTGAGGGAATTATAGTATCAATTGTCGAAAAAACGTCCCCATTTTCCACGGATACTATTTCATCGGGAGTACCTGCAACTTTTGCTCTTGAGGTTAATGCTGGTGAGATTTCTGAAAAACAAATAGAAAAGGGACAGAGAGTTTTTCATCCCGCTATTTGTGGAAAATGTGAAGGTGATGCAAAATGA
- a CDS encoding alpha/beta fold hydrolase has translation MTAEDIRFFEYDGLRFAYREEGQGAPILLIHGFGSSARVNWYATGWFRTLTEAGYRVIALDNRGHGDSTKSYDPCFYTPQAMASDAVRLLQHLELSRAHVMGYSMGARISAFMALLYPTYVHSVIFGGLGIGMVTGAGDWEPVAEALLAEDISTITNPRGMMFRKFADQTKSDRRALAACVVTSKQDLTASEVYKIKQPALVAVGSLDEISGEAEPLAALLPFGEALSIPGRDHMLAVGDKVYKKGVIDFLSRYPIVGNYS, from the coding sequence ATGACAGCAGAAGATATTCGTTTTTTTGAATATGATGGTTTGCGATTTGCTTATCGAGAAGAAGGACAGGGGGCGCCTATTTTGTTGATTCATGGTTTTGGGTCTTCTGCACGTGTGAATTGGTATGCAACTGGTTGGTTTCGCACCCTTACTGAAGCAGGATATCGTGTTATTGCTCTTGATAATCGCGGACACGGAGATTCAACTAAAAGTTATGATCCTTGCTTTTATACACCTCAAGCTATGGCTAGCGATGCGGTTAGATTGTTGCAACATTTGGAATTATCTAGAGCACATGTTATGGGATATTCTATGGGAGCTCGAATTAGCGCATTTATGGCTCTTTTGTATCCGACATATGTACACAGCGTCATTTTTGGTGGCTTAGGTATTGGTATGGTGACGGGAGCAGGGGATTGGGAACCTGTTGCTGAGGCTCTTTTAGCAGAAGATATTTCTACTATTACCAATCCGCGTGGTATGATGTTTCGGAAATTTGCAGATCAAACTAAAAGCGATAGGCGTGCTCTGGCTGCTTGTGTGGTAACATCAAAACAAGACTTAACAGCATCTGAGGTTTACAAAATAAAACAACCTGCGCTTGTTGCTGTTGGTTCATTAGATGAAATTAGCGGTGAAGCAGAACCGTTAGCAGCTTTATTGCCCTTTGGCGAAGCATTATCAATTCCTGGGCGAGACCATATGCTTGCTGTAGGAGATAAGGTTTATAAAAAAGGCGTTATCGATTTTCTTTCTCGTTATCCTATTGTTGGAAACTATTCATAA